A section of the Corvus hawaiiensis isolate bCorHaw1 chromosome 16, bCorHaw1.pri.cur, whole genome shotgun sequence genome encodes:
- the ARPC1A gene encoding LOW QUALITY PROTEIN: actin-related protein 2/3 complex subunit 1A (The sequence of the model RefSeq protein was modified relative to this genomic sequence to represent the inferred CDS: deleted 1 base in 1 codon), producing MSLHQFLLEPITCHAWNRDRTQIAISPNNHEVHIYKKSGNQWVKAHELKEHNGHITGIDWAPKSDRIVTCGADRNAYVWSQKDGVWKPTLVILRINRAATFVKWSPLENKFAVGSGARLISVCYFESENDWWVSKHIKKPIRSTVLSLDWHPNNVLLAAGSCDFKCRVFSAYIKEVDEKPASTPWGSKMPFGQLMSEFGGAGSGGWVHSVSFSASGNRLAWVSHDSTVSVADASKNMMVSQLKTEFLPLLSVSFVSENSVVAAGHDCCPMLFNCDDRGLLTFVSKLDIPKQSIQRNISAMERFRNMDKRATTEDRNTTLETLHQNSITQVSIYEIDKRDCRKFCTTGIDGAMTIWDFKTLESSIQGLRIM from the exons ATGTCTCTACATCAGTTCCTGCTGGAGCCAATCACCTGCCATGCCTGGAACAGAGACCGTACTC aGATTGCCATTAGCCCTAATAACCATGAAGTGCACATCTACAAGAAGAGTGGGAACCAGTGGGTGAAGGCTCACGAGCTGAAGGAACACAATGGACACATTACAG GTATTGACTGGGCTCCCAAAAGCGACCGCATTGTGACGTGTGGCGCCGACCGCAATGCCTACGTGTGGAGCCAGAAGGACGGCGTGTGGAAACCCACCCTTGTCATCCTGAGGATCAACCGTGCCGCCACCTTTGTCAAGTGGTCTCCCTTGGAGAACAAATTTGCAGTGGGAAGTGGAGCTCGACTCATATCTGTGTGCTACTTTGAGTCTGAAAATGACTG gtGGGTGAGCAAACACATTAAAAAGCCCATTCGTTCCACTGTCCTCAGCCTGGACTGGCACCCCAACAatgtcctgctggctgcaggatCCTGTGACTTCAAGTGCAG GGTGTTCTCTGCTTACATTAAGGAAGTGGATGAAAAGCCAGCCAGCACACCCTGGGGGTCCAAGATGCCTTTTGGGCAGCTGATGTCGGAATTC GGGGGCGCGGGCAGCGGAGGGTGGGTGCACAGCGTGAGCTTCTCTGCCAGCGGCAACCGCCTGGCCTGGGTCAGTCATGACAGCACTGTGTCAGTGGCTGATGCCTCCAAAAACATGAT GGtttcacagctgaaaacagaGTTCCTCCCACTCCTGAGCGTGTCCTTTGTCTCTGAGAACAGCGTGGTGGCAGCT GGCCACGACTGCTGCCCGATGCTCTTCAACTGTGACGACCGTGGCTTGCTGACCTTCGTTTCCAAACTCGACATTCCCAAACAGAGCATCCAGCGCAATATCTCCGCCATGGAACGCTTCCGGAACATGGATAAAAGAGCCACCACGGAAGATCGTAACACCACCCTGGAGACCCTGCACCAAAACAGTATAAC CCAAGTGTCTATTTATGAGATAGACAAACGGGATTGTCGGAAATTCTGCACCACCGGCATCGATGGAGCAATGACCATCTGGGATTTTAAg ACTTTAGAGTCCTCCATCCAAGGGCTACGAATCATGTAA
- the ARPC1B gene encoding actin-related protein 2/3 complex subunit 1B, translating to MAYHSFLLEPISCHAWNKDRTQIALCPNNHEVHIYRKDGAKWSKVHELKEHNGQVTGIDWAPESNRLVTCGTDRNAYVWTLKGNVWKPTLVILRINRAARCVKWSPKENKFAVGSGSRLISICYFEQENDWWVCKHIKKPIRSTVLSLDWHPNNVLLAAGSCDFKCRIFSAYIKEVEERPSPTPWGSKMPFGELMFESSSSCGWVHSICFSASGSRVAWVSHDSTLCLADAGKKMAVASLCTETLPLLAVTFITENSLVAAGHDCCPMLFTYEESQGTLTFGGKLDVPKQSSQRGLTARERFQNLDKKASSDTANATLDTLHKNSISQISVLTGGKDKCSQFCTTGMDGGMSIWDVKSLESALKDLKIK from the exons ATGGCCTACCACAGCTTCCTGCTGGAGCCCATCAGCTGCCATGCCTGGAACAAGGACCGCACCC AGATCGCCCTGTGCCCCAACAACCACGAGGTTCACATCTACCGCAAGGACGGGGCCAAGTGGAGCAAAGTCCATGAGCTGAAGGAGCACAACGGGCAGGTGACAG GCATTGACTGGGCCCCTGAGAGCAACCGGCTGGTGACATGTGGCACTGACCGCAACGCCTACGTGTGGACCCTGAAGGGCAACGTCTGGAAGCCCACCCTGGTCATCCTGCGTATCAACCGCGCCGCCCGCTGCGTCAAGTGGTCCCCCAAGGAGAACAAGTTCGCCGTGGGCAGCGGCTCCCGCCTCATCTCCATCTGCTACTTTGAGCAGGAGAATGACTG GTGGGTTTGCAAGCACATCAAGAAGCCCATCCGCTCGACAGTGCTCAGCCTCGACTGGCACCCCAACAACGTCCTCCTGGCTGCCGGCTCCTGCGACTTCAAGtgcag GATCTTCTCAGCCTACATCAAGGAGGTGGAGGAGCGGCCCAGCCCCACGCCCTGGGGCTCCAAGATGCCCTTTGGGGAGCTGATGTTCGAGtcgagcagcagctgtgggtggGTGCACAGCATCTGCTTCTCGGCCAGTGGCTCCCGCGTGGCCTGGGTGAGCCATGACAGCACCCTGTGCCTGGCCGACGCTGGCAAGAAGATGGC TGTTGCCTCCCTGTGCACCGAGACCCTCCCCCTGCTCGCTGTCACCTTCATCACCGAGAACAGCCTGGTGGCCGCG GGCCATGACTGCTGCCCGATGCTGTTCACCTATGAGGAGAGCCAGGGCACCCTGACCTTTGGGGGGAAGCTGGACGTTCCCAAGCAGAGCTCCCAGCGCGGCCTCACCGCCCGCGAGCGCTTCCAGAACCTGGACAAGAAAGCAAGCTCGGACACGGCCAATGCCACCCTGGACACCCTGCACAAGAACAGCATCAG CCAGATCTCAGTGCTGACGGGTGGGAAGGACAAGTGCTCCCAGTTCTGCACCACGGGGATGGACGGTGGCATGAGCATCTGGGATGTCAAG aGCCTGGAGTCAGCGCTGAAGGATCTCAAGATCAAATGA